A single window of Lutzomyia longipalpis isolate SR_M1_2022 chromosome 1, ASM2433408v1 DNA harbors:
- the LOC129792599 gene encoding carbonic anhydrase 1-like: protein MWHLTVVLLTTVTNLCFASHWGYPTPRPNGEVIGPENWGGACDTGQKQSPVDLSFKASVRGEFPELLFEDYDEPIVDAKVLNTGHSIQINVGSRPNVVLSGGGLPSEQYVMEQMHFHWGSEHTINGRRYALELHMVHFDSKYPNVQTAVANKDGVAVLGVLFYVSSQANPDLENILNSSRTAKDGVGMSDPLLQPLAPETLLPQIRDSYFRYEGSLTTPSCGEAVIWTVFTQSLPISFDQLERFKTIKTNNGTLLTHNFRTVQPLNARPLVYVAPIDYELENSSSNTMKFSSALAICIFVAYLFA, encoded by the exons atgtggCATTTAACGGTGGTGCTTTTAACTACAG TTACAAACCTCTGCTTTGCTTCGCATTGGGGATACCCAACACCACGACCCAATGGGGAGGTCATTG GCCCGGAAAATTGGGGCGGTGCATGTGATACAGGACAAAAGCAGAGTCCAGTTGATCTCTCATTCAAAGCATCTGTACGTGGGGAATTTCCTGAATTACTCTTTGAAGACTACGATGAACCTATTGTGGATGCAAAAGTCCTCAACACGGGACATTCAA TTCAAATTAATGTTGGATCCCGGCCAAATGTAGTTCTTTCCGGTGGAGGCCTGCCAAGTGAACAATACGTCATGGAACAAATGCACTTTCACTGGGGATCTGAGCATACAATCAACGGGCGACG GTATGCTCTGGAGTTGCATATGGTGCACTTCGATAGCAAATACCCAAACGTACAGACAGCAGTGGCCAATAAGGATGGTGTTGCGGTGCTGGGGGTTCTCTTTTATGTGTCATCGCAGGCAAATCCTGACctagaaaatattctcaatagCTCAAGAACAGCAAAGGACGGTGTGGGCATGTCTGACCCTTTACTCCAACCCCTCGCCCCAGAAACTTTGCTTCCTCAAATACGAGACTCATACTTTCGCTACGAAGGATCTCTAACGACACCCAGTTGTG GAGAGGCTGTTATATGGACTGTCTTCACACAATCTCTGCCCATTTCCTTTGACCAATTGGAACGTTTTAAGACCATCAAAACCAACAATGGAACCCTTCTCACCCACAACTTCCGCACTGTTCAGCCATTAAATGCCCGACCGTTAGTCTATGTAGCTCCAATTGACTAcgaattggaaaattcatcttcaaacaccatgaaattttcctcagCGCTTGCCATCTGTATCTTCGTAGCGTATCTATTTGCgtag